One Microbacterium marinum genomic window carries:
- a CDS encoding response regulator transcription factor produces MRVLVVDDEVRLADGVRRGLEAEGFAVDVAHNGVDGLWRARENRYDAIVLDLMMPGMSGWKVCEALRAEENWTPVLMLTAKDGEWDQVDALDSGADDYVTKPFSYPVLVARLRALIRRGGVERPVTLEAGDLRVDPGSRKVWRGEIPVELTSREFAVLEHLMRHRGQVLSKRDLISGVWNDDFDGDPNIVEVYVGHLRRKLDRPFGRQAIETVRGAGYRLAADGG; encoded by the coding sequence ATGCGTGTACTGGTGGTCGACGACGAAGTGCGCCTCGCCGACGGTGTGCGGCGCGGTCTGGAGGCCGAGGGGTTCGCGGTCGACGTGGCCCACAACGGAGTCGACGGTCTGTGGCGGGCGCGGGAGAACCGGTACGACGCGATCGTGCTCGACCTGATGATGCCGGGGATGAGCGGGTGGAAGGTCTGCGAGGCGCTGCGTGCCGAGGAGAACTGGACGCCCGTCCTCATGCTGACCGCGAAGGACGGAGAGTGGGACCAGGTCGACGCCCTCGACAGCGGCGCCGACGACTACGTCACGAAGCCGTTCTCGTACCCGGTGCTGGTGGCGCGTCTGCGCGCGCTGATCCGTCGCGGTGGCGTGGAGCGGCCGGTCACCCTCGAGGCAGGCGACCTGCGCGTCGATCCCGGGTCGCGGAAGGTGTGGCGCGGCGAGATACCCGTGGAGCTGACCTCGCGGGAGTTTGCGGTTCTGGAGCACCTCATGCGGCACCGTGGTCAGGTGCTCTCCAAGCGCGACCTCATCTCGGGCGTCTGGAATGACGACTTCGACGGCGATCCGAACATCGTCGAGGTGTACGTCGGCCACCTGCGGCGGAAGCTGGACCGTCCGTTCGGTCGTCAGGCGATCGAAACGGTGCGCGGCGCCGGTTACCGGTTGGCGGCCGACGGTGGCTGA